The following proteins are co-located in the Bacteroidales bacterium genome:
- a CDS encoding PhoH family protein, with protein sequence MTEIIIFLEDIDPVIFFGTNNSLLDKIRSFFPKIKIMARGNEIKCMGEEGEITIFAEKFNELVEYYQKYHRLDEQDIEKYFFDAEHMKSASNGEFEQVIVFGTSGKPVRARTVNQLQLVNDYRTNDLVFAEGPAGTGKTYTSIALAVRALKEREVKKIILTRPAVEAGERLGFLPGDMKEKLDPYLQPLYDALHDMLPYKKLETWIEDGTVQIAPLAFMRGRTLENAFVILDEAQNATISQLKMFLTRMGVSSKFIITGDTTQIDLPRKTDSGLFQAMRILSGVEGISIIKFDERDIVRHKLVKRIVRAYENEENEADKLKTKSKNNSV encoded by the coding sequence ATGACAGAGATAATAATTTTTCTTGAGGATATTGATCCCGTAATCTTCTTCGGCACAAATAATTCGCTGCTTGATAAAATACGTAGTTTCTTTCCTAAAATTAAGATCATGGCCCGTGGCAATGAGATTAAATGCATGGGCGAGGAGGGCGAGATAACGATCTTTGCAGAGAAGTTCAATGAACTTGTTGAGTATTACCAGAAGTATCATCGGCTCGATGAACAGGATATAGAGAAGTATTTCTTCGATGCTGAACATATGAAGTCGGCATCTAATGGTGAGTTTGAACAGGTAATTGTTTTTGGTACCAGCGGCAAACCGGTCAGAGCCAGAACAGTAAACCAGCTTCAGCTTGTAAATGACTACAGAACAAACGACCTCGTATTTGCTGAAGGTCCTGCCGGTACAGGAAAGACATATACTTCTATAGCTTTGGCAGTGAGGGCTTTAAAGGAGCGTGAAGTAAAAAAAATTATACTTACTCGTCCGGCAGTGGAAGCCGGTGAGCGATTGGGTTTTCTTCCCGGAGATATGAAAGAGAAATTAGATCCATACCTTCAGCCTCTTTATGATGCCCTTCACGACATGCTGCCATATAAGAAACTTGAAACGTGGATTGAAGACGGCACAGTTCAGATCGCTCCCCTTGCATTTATGAGAGGCCGGACTCTTGAGAACGCTTTCGTGATACTTGATGAGGCGCAGAATGCCACAATAAGCCAGCTTAAGATGTTCCTTACAAGAATGGGGGTAAGCTCTAAATTTATTATAACCGGCGATACAACTCAGATCGACCTTCCTAGGAAGACCGATTCGGGACTATTTCAGGCAATGCGGATACTTTCAGGAGTCGAAGGGATCTCAATTATAAAGTTTGATGAGAGAGATATAGTTCGGCATAAACTCGTAAAGAGGATCGTGAGGGCTTATGAAAACGAAGAAAATGAAGCTGATAAACTAAAAACTAAATCAAAGAATAACTCTGTGTAA
- a CDS encoding tetratricopeptide repeat protein, giving the protein MNVTKVIQQHKKLCSLVSEKRIKQSLDILSDMITGSASGDLHDEYDNIVMTYRNMLTYTIEGINDPERNKIYLKLIQSILGLSDRVRQDILSRYSGWHTYWIKEQAEKEIKLSGKTIVETVDDLMFKSELDEWLKLSNEVNPNPESEISRKHRQLIKNIFNHLWLTDFYGEAENSLIKIILKSGKFRWYESSIFTTAITLSSLRTWQSEKLFHLINIYEAGQEQVMERALSGLILNLHYYNGRILLYPEITDKISKLSRDNKFREHCRIIVFQTIRSRETEKLGKKLHDEILPQVAKLKPRIEEKLDLDNILPKDKNDEKNPDWSEMFGESEEIFKTMEELTKLQMEGADVYMSAFANMKHFDFFKDFQNWFVPFYPDNETVDEIYKDEILGPGTNELAEALYKTPFICNSDKYSLLLNLKHLPSAQKSMMLKVFRMELEGLQQLNAEETGTDPYKSFRTNVTQYLQDIYRFFKLSPYKKEFEDLFIGKLDIYNSEFFRITNKGSDAEVGLADYFFSKNFYDDALSLFLKHVSERPSDAQLYEKIAYCYQETGDYDEALKYYRRAELIDRKVWTIKKLGLCLRRLGKNEEALEYYLQASDMEPENIHTAIMVAHCYLDLKDYDNALKYYFRIEYREPGNLKILRPIAFCYFALGRFDDSEKYYDRLSESKLTAHDFINKGHLALCKGEKKEAIALYRQSIISGEISKDQFMSIFSEDSSLLISLGVNQDDLPILLDYLLFTIG; this is encoded by the coding sequence ATGAATGTAACAAAAGTAATACAACAGCATAAAAAGCTCTGCAGCCTGGTTTCAGAGAAAAGAATAAAGCAAAGTCTTGATATTCTGTCAGATATGATCACAGGATCTGCTTCCGGCGACCTTCATGATGAGTATGATAATATTGTCATGACCTACAGAAACATGCTTACATACACGATTGAAGGTATCAACGACCCTGAGAGGAATAAAATATATCTGAAGCTCATACAATCGATTCTTGGGCTATCAGACCGTGTAAGGCAGGACATATTGTCACGTTATTCAGGATGGCATACATACTGGATAAAGGAACAGGCGGAAAAAGAGATCAAGCTAAGCGGAAAAACTATAGTTGAAACTGTAGATGATCTCATGTTCAAGTCGGAACTTGATGAATGGCTGAAATTAAGCAATGAAGTTAATCCAAATCCCGAATCTGAGATTTCAAGAAAGCACAGACAGCTGATAAAAAATATTTTCAATCATTTATGGCTGACAGACTTTTATGGTGAGGCAGAGAACAGCCTTATTAAAATCATCCTGAAATCAGGAAAATTCAGATGGTATGAATCAAGTATTTTTACTACTGCAATTACTCTTAGTTCACTCAGGACATGGCAGAGCGAAAAACTGTTTCACCTTATAAATATTTATGAAGCAGGACAGGAACAGGTTATGGAGAGGGCGCTATCAGGACTGATTCTTAATCTTCACTATTATAATGGCAGGATCTTACTGTATCCGGAAATAACCGATAAGATATCAAAACTGAGTCGTGATAATAAGTTCAGGGAACACTGCAGGATAATTGTATTTCAGACTATCAGATCAAGGGAAACAGAAAAGCTTGGTAAAAAACTTCATGATGAGATCCTGCCGCAGGTGGCAAAGCTGAAACCCAGGATTGAGGAAAAACTTGACCTCGACAATATTCTTCCCAAGGATAAAAATGATGAAAAAAATCCCGACTGGTCAGAGATGTTTGGTGAGTCGGAGGAGATTTTTAAGACGATGGAAGAACTTACCAAGCTTCAGATGGAAGGTGCAGACGTATACATGTCGGCCTTTGCAAATATGAAGCACTTTGACTTCTTCAAGGATTTTCAGAACTGGTTTGTGCCTTTTTATCCCGATAACGAGACGGTTGACGAGATTTACAAGGATGAGATACTTGGACCAGGCACCAACGAACTGGCAGAAGCATTGTATAAAACACCTTTCATCTGCAACAGCGACAAGTATTCACTTCTTCTGAATCTTAAACATCTTCCTTCGGCGCAGAAAAGCATGATGCTTAAGGTTTTCAGGATGGAACTGGAAGGATTGCAGCAGTTAAATGCAGAAGAAACAGGAACTGATCCATATAAAAGTTTCAGAACAAACGTAACACAGTATCTTCAGGATATTTACAGATTCTTTAAACTTTCACCTTACAAGAAAGAGTTCGAAGATCTGTTTATAGGGAAGCTTGACATTTATAACTCAGAATTTTTCAGGATAACAAACAAGGGATCAGATGCAGAGGTTGGACTTGCAGACTACTTTTTCAGCAAAAACTTCTATGACGATGCACTGTCACTCTTCCTTAAGCATGTTTCCGAACGTCCATCTGATGCACAGCTTTATGAAAAGATAGCTTATTGTTACCAGGAAACCGGCGATTATGACGAAGCACTCAAATATTACAGGAGAGCTGAGTTAATTGACAGGAAGGTATGGACCATTAAGAAATTAGGATTATGCCTCAGACGACTTGGTAAAAATGAAGAGGCTCTTGAATACTATCTTCAGGCAAGTGACATGGAGCCGGAAAATATTCATACGGCAATTATGGTTGCGCACTGTTATCTCGATCTGAAGGATTATGATAATGCATTGAAGTATTATTTCAGAATTGAGTACAGAGAACCCGGAAACCTTAAGATATTAAGACCGATAGCATTTTGTTATTTTGCTCTTGGAAGGTTTGATGATTCAGAAAAATACTACGACCGGCTTTCAGAAAGTAAGCTTACAGCCCACGATTTCATAAACAAAGGCCATCTGGCATTATGCAAAGGGGAAAAGAAAGAAGCTATTGCTCTTTACAGGCAGAGTATTATAAGTGGTGAGATCTCAAAAGATCAGTTTATGTCGATCTTTTCGGAGGACAGTTCTCTGCTGATATCCCTTGGTGTAAATCAGGATGATCTCCCAATTCTGCTTGACTATCTATTATTTACGATCGGGTAA
- a CDS encoding LysM peptidoglycan-binding domain-containing protein has translation MIARLKLSAFILVVLLITTNCFVALSQVVVERSKEKVIISGVAYYIHQVKKGETAYSISRAYGITVEELTRENPPAVYGVNEGQSLRIPVKQTATVTTADAVPLKQVQKDESKFLYHGLQPGETVYSLSKLYGVSENEIIQSNQGIDINKLSVGYEIAIPKRVFMSDRQKFDDQEKKYIFHKVLKGESLSSIAEKYGLSVRELRKENRDLRFPQVGDLVRVPGVKVPEVEVVAPPVTDTIVVIAEEPEVKYTRPAGFTKVKDLKGSINVAVLLPFYFKENADRTEIDSSKMIKGKKPPSRKKPEEWIYQKGFDFLEMYQGILLAADTLRALGLDISISAFDIKDDTIEITRLINSGKLAGMDLIIGPVYSHNLQIVADYARNFGIPVVSPVTLMNNSVLVNNPTLFMANSSLEVAQKALAKRISENYDNNLVFIHADSIRSDSDVKRFKDMIFKELSYKLPYEEIKFKEFLFYSRSMFDNDSINRLSHALSESTKNIIIIASEDTPVISESLTEIHGLSKRFDVKVFGYPSLLDLDNLDPKLFFDLDLKILTPYWIDYTHENVKQFNSDYRRKFLTEPLEKSFAWSGYDIAYYFLSGLALNGRDFISNPEKHYPELLQTRFDFVRKEENAGFENQSLFMVRYTRDYEVLLVEEDSLFNH, from the coding sequence ATGATAGCTAGACTAAAATTAAGTGCATTTATACTGGTAGTTTTACTTATTACAACCAATTGTTTTGTCGCTTTATCTCAGGTTGTTGTGGAGCGCTCAAAAGAAAAAGTTATTATATCCGGTGTTGCTTATTACATACATCAGGTAAAAAAAGGGGAGACTGCATATTCTATTTCCAGAGCATACGGAATTACAGTTGAGGAACTTACCAGGGAGAATCCTCCGGCAGTATATGGAGTAAATGAAGGACAGTCACTCAGGATCCCGGTAAAACAGACCGCTACGGTAACCACGGCTGATGCTGTACCTTTAAAACAGGTTCAGAAGGATGAGAGCAAATTCCTGTATCATGGCCTGCAGCCGGGTGAAACAGTCTATTCACTCTCGAAGTTATATGGGGTGTCTGAAAATGAGATAATTCAGAGTAATCAGGGCATCGATATCAATAAATTGTCTGTCGGATACGAAATAGCAATACCAAAACGTGTCTTTATGAGCGATCGTCAGAAGTTTGATGATCAGGAGAAGAAATACATCTTTCATAAAGTCCTCAAAGGAGAATCACTCTCTTCAATTGCTGAAAAATATGGACTCTCGGTAAGGGAATTGAGAAAAGAGAACAGGGACCTGAGGTTTCCTCAGGTAGGTGATTTAGTGAGAGTTCCAGGGGTGAAAGTGCCTGAAGTTGAAGTTGTTGCACCTCCTGTAACCGACACTATTGTAGTTATAGCAGAAGAGCCGGAAGTAAAATATACAAGACCTGCTGGTTTCACAAAGGTTAAAGACCTCAAAGGATCTATAAATGTTGCTGTGCTTCTTCCGTTCTATTTTAAGGAGAATGCCGATCGCACTGAGATCGATTCCTCAAAAATGATTAAAGGAAAGAAACCACCATCTCGTAAAAAACCTGAAGAATGGATCTATCAGAAAGGTTTCGATTTTCTTGAGATGTACCAGGGAATTCTTCTGGCAGCTGATACTCTCAGGGCATTAGGTCTAGATATCAGTATTTCTGCATTTGATATAAAAGATGATACGATAGAGATTACAAGGTTAATAAACTCAGGTAAACTCGCAGGAATGGACCTTATTATCGGTCCAGTCTATTCTCATAACTTGCAGATAGTTGCCGATTATGCCAGAAACTTTGGCATTCCGGTTGTTTCGCCGGTAACATTAATGAATAATAGTGTTCTCGTAAATAATCCAACACTATTTATGGCCAATTCTTCTCTGGAAGTTGCTCAGAAAGCTCTTGCAAAAAGAATCAGTGAGAATTATGATAATAACCTGGTCTTTATTCATGCAGACTCCATCAGGTCTGACTCTGATGTGAAAAGATTCAAGGATATGATCTTTAAAGAGCTGAGCTATAAATTGCCCTATGAGGAGATAAAATTCAAGGAATTTCTCTTCTACAGCAGGTCAATGTTTGATAATGACTCAATAAACAGACTCAGTCATGCACTATCAGAAAGCACAAAGAATATAATCATTATAGCCTCTGAAGATACTCCTGTTATCAGCGAGAGCCTAACAGAGATCCACGGACTCTCAAAAAGATTTGATGTAAAGGTGTTCGGATACCCGTCTCTTCTTGATCTTGATAACCTTGATCCTAAATTGTTCTTTGATCTTGATCTTAAGATACTAACGCCTTACTGGATAGATTACACCCACGAGAATGTCAAACAGTTCAATTCCGACTACAGGAGAAAATTCCTTACCGAGCCACTTGAAAAGAGCTTTGCCTGGTCGGGTTACGACATTGCTTACTATTTTTTAAGCGGTTTGGCATTGAACGGGAGGGATTTTATATCCAATCCGGAAAAACATTATCCAGAACTCCTGCAGACAAGATTCGATTTTGTCCGAAAGGAAGAAAATGCAGGTTTTGAGAACCAGAGTCTTTTTATGGTCAGGTATACAAGAGATTACGAGGTGTTACTGGTGGAAGAGGATAGTCTTTTTAACCATTAA
- a CDS encoding YgiQ family radical SAM protein, with amino-acid sequence MDERNNLLNWLPTTKKELELREWEEVDVIIFTGDAYVDHPSFGAAVIGRVIEDEGFRVAIVPQPNWKDDLRDFRKLGRPKLFFGVTAGNMDSMVNHYTAARRLRSDDAYTPGGQAGFRPDYPTIVYTKILKEIFPDVPVVIGGIEASMRRLTHYDYWKDKLEPSILIGSGADMLIYGMGEQPLRELMKLLSKGIPFSSLKTIAQTGILVNRKEELPVQKQWKDITLNSFEKCLKDKNLFSDNFLKFEKESNKIESARLNEPSGDFKVIINPPFPPMTEAEADSTFDLPYMYLPHPRYNKKGDIPAYEMIKFSVNIHRGCFGGCSFCAIAAHQGKQIISRSEKSILNEVTKISKLPDFKGNLSDLGGPSANMYRMKGKDMKLCQVCARPSCIWPNVCKNLNANHKQLTDLYRKVDRIPGIKKSFIGSGVRYDLLFPEWNKSAGKDEGEYLEELVSKHVSGRLKVAPEHTSPHVLSHMRKAPFELFRKLKKRFDNIREKNGLKYEIIPYFISSHPGCTDADMKELVAEVKSLGIKPEQVQDFTPTPMTLSTLMYYTGFDPFTGKKVYVARSSDDKKRQKEYFFWYKTGDRYQAPGNRKEKGRKGEGEKRR; translated from the coding sequence TTGGACGAAAGGAATAATTTACTGAATTGGCTGCCAACCACTAAAAAGGAATTGGAACTTCGTGAGTGGGAGGAGGTTGACGTAATTATCTTCACCGGCGACGCATATGTAGATCATCCTTCATTCGGAGCTGCAGTTATAGGAAGGGTTATTGAAGATGAGGGATTCCGTGTTGCAATTGTTCCTCAGCCGAACTGGAAGGATGACTTAAGGGATTTTCGTAAGCTTGGACGACCTAAATTATTCTTCGGGGTAACTGCAGGGAACATGGACTCCATGGTTAACCATTACACGGCAGCCCGGCGTCTTCGTTCCGATGATGCCTATACACCCGGAGGGCAGGCTGGATTCAGACCAGATTATCCGACAATTGTTTATACTAAAATACTTAAAGAAATCTTCCCTGATGTCCCTGTGGTTATTGGAGGTATCGAGGCTTCGATGAGGCGTCTGACACATTATGATTACTGGAAGGATAAGCTCGAACCGTCAATACTGATAGGCAGCGGAGCCGATATGCTGATCTACGGAATGGGAGAACAGCCATTGAGGGAACTAATGAAATTGCTGTCGAAGGGGATTCCTTTTTCGTCACTTAAGACTATTGCCCAGACAGGAATACTTGTAAACCGTAAGGAGGAGCTTCCTGTTCAGAAACAATGGAAGGACATAACACTAAATTCCTTTGAAAAATGTCTGAAAGACAAGAATCTGTTCTCAGACAATTTTCTGAAATTCGAGAAAGAATCTAATAAAATTGAATCTGCCAGACTAAATGAACCTTCAGGTGATTTTAAGGTAATAATTAATCCGCCTTTCCCTCCAATGACAGAGGCTGAGGCTGATAGTACTTTTGATCTGCCATACATGTACCTTCCTCATCCCCGATACAACAAGAAGGGCGATATACCGGCATATGAGATGATAAAATTCTCTGTTAACATTCATCGCGGATGTTTCGGAGGATGCAGCTTTTGTGCAATCGCGGCACATCAGGGTAAACAGATAATCAGCAGATCTGAAAAGTCAATACTAAATGAGGTGACCAAGATTTCAAAATTGCCTGATTTCAAGGGAAATTTGTCTGATCTGGGAGGTCCGTCAGCTAATATGTACCGGATGAAAGGCAAGGATATGAAGCTTTGCCAGGTCTGTGCGCGTCCATCATGTATATGGCCAAATGTATGTAAAAATCTGAATGCCAACCATAAGCAGCTTACTGATCTTTACAGGAAAGTTGACAGAATACCCGGGATAAAGAAATCATTTATTGGCAGCGGAGTCCGTTATGATCTTTTATTCCCCGAATGGAATAAGAGTGCAGGAAAGGATGAAGGAGAATATCTTGAAGAGCTTGTTTCGAAACATGTCTCCGGACGGCTTAAGGTGGCTCCTGAACACACATCTCCCCATGTTCTGTCGCATATGCGGAAAGCTCCTTTTGAGCTATTCAGGAAACTGAAAAAACGATTCGATAATATCAGAGAGAAAAATGGTCTGAAATATGAAATTATACCTTATTTCATTTCCTCTCACCCCGGATGTACCGATGCTGATATGAAAGAACTTGTTGCCGAGGTTAAAAGTCTGGGTATTAAACCTGAACAGGTTCAGGATTTTACACCGACTCCCATGACTCTTTCGACACTTATGTATTATACAGGGTTTGATCCGTTCACCGGGAAGAAAGTATATGTTGCACGAAGCAGTGATGATAAGAAGAGGCAGAAGGAGTATTTTTTCTGGTATAAAACTGGTGACAGGTACCAGGCGCCAGGCAACAGGAAGGAGAAAGGGAGAAAGGGTGAAGGGGAGAAACGAAGATAG
- a CDS encoding SAM-dependent chlorinase/fluorinase has protein sequence MPVVTLTTEWKPDDIYYGIIKGKLSTMCPEAIVIDNAGRLPPFNISHASFIIRNTYNNYPKGSVHIICVHSEARTGQDYLVVKAKDHFFVGTDNGIFNLILNSDPEEVIKLEPAGSTDELEIFARAAANIISGKNPSEIGIPLKTLREKVPLRATIDKDVIIGSIIFIDSYGNAISNITREVFYRVFEDKEFRILIQSNKNYTDTISEKYSDVPVGEMLARFNQLELLEISINGADVSELLGVSLGSVVRVDMAHKAAAPNRLF, from the coding sequence ATGCCCGTAGTTACATTAACAACAGAGTGGAAGCCCGATGATATCTATTATGGAATCATTAAAGGAAAGCTCAGCACTATGTGTCCCGAAGCAATTGTCATAGATAATGCCGGAAGATTACCCCCTTTCAACATTTCTCACGCGTCGTTCATAATCAGGAATACCTACAATAACTACCCAAAAGGTTCGGTTCATATTATCTGTGTACACTCAGAAGCACGTACCGGACAGGATTACCTGGTTGTGAAGGCAAAGGATCATTTCTTTGTAGGTACTGATAACGGCATCTTCAACCTTATTCTTAATTCTGATCCCGAGGAAGTAATTAAACTTGAACCTGCAGGCAGTACAGATGAACTTGAGATTTTTGCCAGGGCTGCAGCCAATATTATTTCGGGGAAAAATCCATCAGAAATAGGAATCCCGCTTAAAACCTTAAGAGAAAAGGTTCCATTGAGAGCGACCATCGATAAAGATGTGATTATAGGGAGTATCATTTTTATTGATTCTTATGGAAATGCAATCTCAAATATAACCAGGGAAGTATTCTACAGGGTATTCGAAGATAAAGAGTTCAGGATTCTGATTCAAAGCAATAAAAATTACACCGACACTATTTCAGAAAAGTACAGTGATGTGCCTGTTGGTGAAATGCTTGCAAGGTTTAATCAGCTTGAATTGCTTGAAATATCAATCAATGGTGCAGATGTTTCGGAACTGCTTGGTGTAAGTCTGGGTTCTGTTGTACGCGTGGACATGGCTCATAAAGCCGCTGCCCCAAACCGTCTCTTTTAA
- a CDS encoding RNA polymerase sigma factor gives MIKESYNVSEENELVRAALEGDKQAFGEIVNRYRKMVARTVKSMLGDSVFAEDIGQEVFIKLYYSLAEFRGEAKLSTYIQRIAVNLTLNEIKRRKRFFSMFSQKGNNEMYEFEVADQDTQEQREATEIVNKALKAMDPKFSIIITMRMLQGYSTKETAEILDLPLGTVLSRLSRAQEQLKDILENYNHYELIRD, from the coding sequence ATGATTAAAGAGTCGTACAATGTTTCTGAAGAAAATGAACTGGTCAGGGCGGCTCTGGAGGGCGACAAACAGGCTTTCGGAGAGATAGTGAACCGGTACAGAAAGATGGTTGCACGTACGGTTAAAAGCATGCTTGGCGATTCTGTTTTTGCAGAGGATATTGGACAAGAGGTATTTATTAAATTATATTATTCATTAGCGGAGTTCCGGGGAGAAGCAAAACTCTCAACATATATACAGAGAATTGCTGTTAACCTGACTCTTAATGAGATAAAAAGAAGAAAAAGGTTCTTTTCAATGTTTTCCCAGAAGGGAAATAATGAAATGTATGAATTTGAGGTTGCAGATCAGGACACACAGGAACAGCGTGAGGCAACAGAAATAGTAAACAAGGCGTTAAAGGCAATGGACCCGAAATTTAGTATAATAATAACAATGAGGATGTTACAGGGGTATTCTACAAAAGAGACAGCAGAGATACTCGATCTGCCGCTCGGAACAGTACTCTCAAGGTTATCCCGGGCTCAGGAACAGTTAAAGGATATTTTGGAAAATTATAACCATTATGAACTCATCAGAGATTAA
- the mazG gene encoding nucleoside triphosphate pyrophosphohydrolase — protein sequence MKEKNKSLEEFSRLLDILDELRVKCPWDMKQTNESLRKLTIEETYELAESISSGNDEGIKNELGDLMLHIVFYAKIGSEKGLFNMGDVLEGINKKLVYRHPHVFSDVKVSGASEVEENWEQLKIREHNGYKPVLSGVPASLPAIIKANRIQEKVRGVGFDWENREQIWDKVAEEIAELKAEIESHNTESIESELGDVLFSLINASRLYGIDPEAALEKTNRKFIKRFNYLENETLKKGISLHDMSLDEMNVIWEEAKKLD from the coding sequence ATGAAGGAAAAGAATAAAAGTCTTGAGGAGTTCAGCAGACTTCTTGATATTTTGGATGAGCTCAGGGTAAAATGTCCCTGGGACATGAAGCAGACAAATGAATCGCTCAGAAAACTCACTATAGAGGAGACATATGAACTCGCTGAATCAATCTCATCAGGTAATGATGAGGGAATAAAAAATGAGCTTGGCGATCTTATGCTTCACATTGTCTTCTATGCAAAAATAGGTTCAGAGAAAGGACTCTTTAACATGGGCGATGTACTCGAAGGTATAAATAAGAAGCTTGTTTACAGACATCCGCATGTTTTCAGCGATGTAAAGGTATCAGGTGCCTCAGAGGTAGAAGAGAACTGGGAACAGCTTAAGATCAGGGAGCATAATGGATACAAACCGGTCCTTTCGGGTGTACCTGCATCTCTACCGGCTATTATAAAGGCTAACAGGATTCAGGAAAAAGTAAGAGGTGTCGGATTCGACTGGGAAAACAGGGAACAAATCTGGGATAAGGTTGCTGAGGAGATTGCAGAATTAAAAGCTGAGATAGAAAGTCATAATACAGAATCAATAGAATCGGAACTCGGTGATGTATTGTTTTCATTAATCAATGCATCGCGTCTTTATGGGATTGATCCTGAAGCAGCTCTTGAAAAGACAAACAGGAAATTCATAAAGCGATTCAATTATCTTGAAAATGAAACACTTAAGAAAGGTATTTCACTTCACGATATGAGTCTTGATGAGATGAATGTGATTTGGGAGGAAGCTAAAAAACTGGACTAG
- a CDS encoding phosphoribosylaminoimidazolesuccinocarboxamide synthase, producing MAKTILSSNYKFPGQKSIYKGKVRDVYNIKDDYLLMIVSDRISAFDVVLPKGIPYKGQVLNQIAAKFLDATSDIVPNWKIATPDPTVTFGHKCEPYPVEMIVRAYLTGSSWRTYKAGAREICGVKIPDGMKEHQRFEKPIITPTTKAEQGRHDEDISREEIIKTGLIPEKEYSMIEKYTMAVFMRGSEIAASHGLILVDTKYEFGKKDGRIYLIDEINTPDSSRYFYADEYQERFDKGLPQKQLSKEFVREWLMANGFQGQTGQVVPEMTDKFVNEVSERYIELYEKITGEKFVKADITNVPERIEKNCREYLKSL from the coding sequence ATGGCAAAGACAATTTTAAGTTCAAATTACAAATTCCCCGGACAGAAAAGCATCTACAAGGGAAAGGTGAGAGATGTGTATAATATTAAGGATGACTACCTTCTGATGATCGTATCTGACAGGATCTCTGCCTTCGACGTTGTCCTTCCAAAGGGCATTCCTTATAAGGGCCAGGTGCTTAATCAGATAGCTGCAAAGTTTCTTGACGCTACAAGTGATATTGTACCTAACTGGAAAATCGCAACCCCGGACCCTACAGTTACTTTTGGACATAAGTGTGAGCCATACCCGGTAGAAATGATAGTAAGGGCTTATCTCACAGGAAGTTCATGGCGTACCTATAAGGCAGGTGCAAGGGAGATCTGCGGAGTGAAAATTCCTGATGGCATGAAAGAGCACCAGCGCTTTGAAAAACCTATTATTACTCCAACAACAAAAGCAGAGCAGGGCAGGCACGATGAGGATATCTCCCGCGAGGAAATAATAAAAACTGGTCTGATACCTGAAAAGGAGTATTCAATGATCGAAAAATATACAATGGCAGTTTTTATGAGGGGATCCGAAATAGCTGCCAGTCATGGCCTGATTCTTGTTGATACAAAATATGAGTTTGGTAAGAAAGATGGAAGGATCTACCTTATTGATGAGATCAATACCCCTGATTCATCACGGTATTTTTATGCTGATGAGTATCAGGAACGCTTTGATAAAGGGCTTCCCCAGAAGCAACTCTCAAAGGAATTTGTTAGGGAGTGGCTGATGGCTAACGGATTCCAGGGCCAGACTGGTCAGGTAGTTCCGGAAATGACAGACAAATTTGTCAATGAAGTATCGGAAAGGTATATAGAACTATATGAGAAGATAACGGGTGAAAAGTTTGTAAAAGCAGATATTACCAATGTCCCTGAAAGGATAGAAAAGAACTGCAGGGAATATCTTAAATCATTGTAA